The Natator depressus isolate rNatDep1 chromosome 8, rNatDep2.hap1, whole genome shotgun sequence genome window below encodes:
- the RGS2 gene encoding regulator of G-protein signaling 2 yields the protein MQSAIFFALQHDCGQMERTPSSCQNEEKKGKMKRTIIKDWKTRLSYFLQNSSTSTKTTSNKKGKQHTYFRPSPEEAQLWSEAFDELLANKYGLAAFRTFLKSEFCEENIDFWLACEDFKKIKSPQKRRSKAKKIYNDFIEKEAPKEINIDFQTKNMIAQNIQEATHTCFSAAQKRVYSLMENNAYPRFLESEFYQELCKQSQITREPQET from the exons ATGCAAAGTGCAATCTTCTTTGCTCTTCAGCACGACTGTGGACAAATGGAGAGAACTCCCAGCAGCTGCCAAAACgaggagaagaaaggaaagatGAAGAGAACTAT CATTAAGGATTGGAAAACAAGATTGAGCTACTTCCTGCAAAACTCTTCCACTTCTACAAAAACAACGTCCAACAAAAAAGGAAAGCAACACACTTACTTCAG ACCTTCTCCTGAAGAAGCCCAGCTGTGGTCAGAAGCTTTTGATGAACTTCTAGCTAATAAAT ATGGTCTTGCAGCTTTTCGAACTTTTTTGAAATCAGAGTTCTGCGAGGAGAACATCGATTTCTGGCTGGCCTGCGAAGACTTCAAGAAAATCAAGTCACCACAGAAGCGGAGATCCAAGGCTAAAAAGATCTACAATGACTTCATTGAAAAAGAAGCTCCCAAAGAG ATAAACATAGACTTTCAAACCAAGAACATGATTGCCCAGAATATCCAAGAAGCTACACACACTTGCTTCAGCGCTGCACAGAAGAGAGTCTACAGCTTGATGGAGAATAACGCGTACCCACGATTTTTGGAGTCCGAATTCTATCAGGAACTGTGTAAACAGTCACAGATTACCAGGGAGCCTCAAGAGACATGA